One Ignavibacterium album JCM 16511 genomic region harbors:
- a CDS encoding glycosyltransferase family 2 protein yields MIGNKKVVVIIPAFNEEESLPFVIKDIPTFVDEIIVTDNGSTDNTFEVAKRCGVTVLKESEKGYGAACLKAIDYIKDKSYDIVVFLDGDYSDYPEEMNLVVEPIINNNYDLVIGSRMIGKREKGSMLPQALFGNWLSALLIKLFWNYKFTDLGPFRTIKYSSLLKLNMQDRNFGWTVEMQIKAAKLKMKTTEVPVRYRKRIGKSKVTGTISGTVKASVKILYLIFASVVKD; encoded by the coding sequence ATGATAGGTAATAAAAAAGTTGTTGTAATTATTCCTGCATTTAATGAAGAAGAATCTTTACCATTTGTCATAAAAGATATTCCTACTTTTGTTGATGAAATAATCGTTACAGATAATGGTTCAACAGATAATACCTTTGAAGTTGCAAAAAGATGTGGAGTAACTGTCCTCAAGGAATCCGAAAAAGGTTACGGTGCTGCGTGTCTTAAAGCAATTGATTACATAAAAGATAAAAGTTATGATATTGTTGTCTTTCTCGATGGTGATTACAGTGACTATCCTGAAGAAATGAATTTAGTAGTTGAACCAATAATAAATAATAATTACGATTTAGTGATTGGTTCACGGATGATTGGTAAAAGAGAAAAAGGTTCAATGCTTCCTCAGGCATTATTTGGTAACTGGCTCTCGGCATTGCTTATAAAACTTTTCTGGAATTATAAATTCACTGATCTCGGTCCATTCCGCACAATCAAATACTCATCTTTACTTAAGCTTAATATGCAGGATAGAAATTTTGGCTGGACAGTTGAGATGCAGATAAAAGCTGCTAAACTAAAAATGAAAACTACAGAAGTTCCTGTCAGATACAGAAAACGAATTGGTAAATCAAAAGTAACGGGAACAATTAGCGGTACTGTAAAAGCGTCTGTAAAAATTTTGTATCTGATATTTGCAAGTGTGGTTAAAGATTAA
- the arsS gene encoding arsenosugar biosynthesis radical SAM (seleno)protein ArsS (Some members of this family are selenoproteins.), with protein sequence MRENALHLIVKKKYDFEEKLRENKIDLPPLSIETLQVNITLKCNQACLHCHVDSSPKRTEQMSKETIDKCLEILATHPQIKNLDITGGAPELNPDFDYFVLEAKKLGKHIMVRHNLTVTIDGDPTTKESKMYLPKFYADNNVEVISSLPYYQEYFTDKQRGRGVFQKSIDSLRMLNEVGYGDENNGLILDLVYNPVGAFLPASQQSLEADFKKELWEKYQLRFNRLYTITNMPIHRFKEWLERTETYDEYMEKLINAFNPAAAEGVMCRSLLSVSWDGKIYDCDFNQMLGLQIFTKKPMTVFDFNYEELMHRNIIFDSHCFGCTAGAGSSCGGAISE encoded by the coding sequence ATGAGAGAAAACGCACTCCATCTTATAGTTAAGAAAAAATATGACTTTGAAGAAAAGTTGAGAGAAAATAAAATTGATTTACCTCCTTTATCAATTGAGACGCTTCAGGTAAATATAACGCTAAAATGCAATCAGGCATGTTTGCATTGTCATGTTGATTCATCACCGAAAAGAACTGAGCAAATGAGTAAGGAAACTATTGATAAATGTCTGGAAATTCTTGCCACACATCCACAGATAAAAAATTTGGATATAACCGGTGGTGCACCAGAACTGAATCCTGACTTCGATTATTTTGTTCTGGAAGCAAAGAAGCTTGGTAAACATATTATGGTTCGGCATAACTTAACGGTTACGATTGATGGCGATCCGACGACAAAAGAATCTAAAATGTATTTGCCAAAGTTTTATGCTGATAACAATGTAGAAGTAATCTCGTCATTGCCTTATTATCAGGAATATTTTACTGATAAACAGAGAGGAAGAGGAGTTTTTCAGAAAAGTATTGATTCACTCAGAATGTTAAATGAAGTTGGTTACGGTGATGAAAACAACGGATTGATTCTTGACCTTGTTTATAATCCTGTCGGTGCGTTTCTTCCGGCATCTCAACAATCTTTAGAAGCGGATTTTAAAAAAGAATTATGGGAGAAGTATCAATTAAGATTTAATCGCCTTTATACAATTACAAATATGCCAATCCACAGATTTAAAGAATGGCTTGAACGAACCGAAACTTATGATGAGTATATGGAAAAATTAATAAATGCATTTAATCCCGCTGCTGCTGAAGGAGTAATGTGCCGTTCATTGTTAAGTGTTTCGTGGGATGGAAAAATTTATGATTGTGATTTTAATCAGATGCTTGGTTTGCAAATTTTTACAAAGAAACCTATGACTGTTTTTGATTTTAATTATGAAGAGCTGATGCACAGAAATATCATTTTTGATTCTCATTGTTTTGGTTGTACAGCAGGTGCAGGTAGTAGTTGTGGTGGAGCTATTTCTGAATGA
- a CDS encoding arsenosugar biosynthesis-associated peroxidase-like protein has product MNYYESKDLNRFAEVGKFKPDLMKKFFDYYNAAVGTDGSLTKREKALIALAIAHFKPCPYCIDAYTTACLESGANPDQMTEAIHVAAAMAAGIDLVHGVQMLNHLEKHGA; this is encoded by the coding sequence GTGAATTATTACGAATCAAAGGACCTTAACCGCTTTGCAGAGGTTGGCAAATTTAAACCTGATCTGATGAAAAAATTTTTTGATTATTACAATGCGGCTGTTGGAACAGACGGCTCATTAACAAAAAGAGAAAAAGCATTAATTGCACTTGCAATAGCTCACTTCAAACCTTGTCCTTATTGCATTGATGCATATACAACTGCTTGTCTCGAATCCGGTGCAAATCCCGATCAGATGACTGAGGCAATTCATGTTGCAGCTGCAATGGCAGCTGGAATTGATCTAGTGCATGGTGTACAAATGTTAAATCACTTAGAAAAACATGGGGCTTAA
- a CDS encoding DUF547 domain-containing protein, which yields MKKYNLILLISVIYLLSLTKILQAQDHQLFTDVLKKYVINGLVDYKNLKNDKTLDKYLTELSNTNPDNLNRNQKLAFWINAYNAFTLQIVRDNYPIESITELHTGGKVIGYLLGKTVWDKEFIPINNKKYSLNDIEHKILRKMSEPRIHFAIVCASISCPQLLNEAYEADKIDSQLENQTRKFINDKTRNHFDLKNRKANISEIFNWFGEDFGKTDENILKFISNYVSDDISKDIKTNISKWNISFNDYNWNLNELK from the coding sequence ATGAAAAAGTATAATTTAATCTTATTGATCTCAGTGATTTATCTTTTGTCGTTAACAAAAATCTTACAAGCACAAGATCATCAGCTTTTTACTGATGTATTAAAAAAATATGTCATCAATGGATTAGTTGATTATAAAAATCTTAAGAACGACAAAACACTTGATAAATATTTAACAGAACTATCTAACACAAATCCGGATAATTTAAACAGAAATCAAAAGTTGGCATTCTGGATAAATGCTTATAATGCATTTACATTACAAATTGTTCGCGATAATTATCCAATAGAAAGTATAACTGAACTACACACCGGCGGAAAAGTAATCGGTTATCTTTTAGGAAAAACAGTTTGGGATAAAGAGTTTATTCCCATCAATAATAAAAAATATTCCTTAAATGATATTGAACATAAAATATTAAGGAAGATGAGCGAACCGCGAATTCATTTTGCCATTGTATGTGCTTCAATCAGTTGCCCGCAACTTCTGAACGAAGCTTATGAAGCCGATAAGATTGATTCCCAATTAGAAAATCAAACAAGAAAATTTATTAATGATAAAACTCGTAATCATTTTGACTTGAAAAACCGTAAAGCAAACATCTCTGAAATATTTAATTGGTTTGGTGAAGATTTTGGTAAAACGGATGAAAATATTTTAAAGTTTATTTCTAATTATGTTTCAGATGATATTTCGAAAGACATCAAAACAAACATTTCTAAATGGAATATTTCATTTAACGATTATAATTGGAATCTTAACGAACTAAAATAG
- a CDS encoding TIGR04282 family arsenosugar biosynthesis glycosyltransferase, giving the protein MGVKYSIIIPTLNEEYFLGQNLKRLKSLNGDIEIIISDGGSSDKTIEIARNFYAKIINSVKGRGTQLNTGAKIASGDIFIFLHADTYLPVNALKLIDDLFEDEKVQIARFKLGFDFQSKLLDLYTKLSKYNSLFTRFGDSAIIIRKEFFYKLNGFADRGTFEDVEFFNRASKFFKIKLINQHVESSARRFISVGVLRQQLLNIFLFTGYLFKLDKSTLSFMYNNVSTKKLNNALIIFLRFPKTGEVKTRLAKTTSTDFAVKFYKSCAENIVKNVKKISGINRFAFYSNEDEKEKITKWLGSKLFYSPQQGADLGTRMKNAFQKVFSTGAKKAIIIGTDVPDLSIDIITNAFNLLDSNDAVIGPAKDGGYYLLGIKKMYSELFDGIEYSTDKVFSETLDRMEKLNLSYQLLPELQDIDTEEDLIRWLNESNHHDIKKEIKLAYETI; this is encoded by the coding sequence ATGGGTGTTAAATATTCAATCATTATTCCAACACTGAACGAGGAATATTTTCTCGGGCAGAATTTAAAAAGACTAAAATCTTTAAATGGAGATATTGAGATAATTATTTCTGATGGCGGCAGTTCGGATAAAACAATTGAAATAGCACGAAATTTCTATGCAAAAATAATTAACTCAGTAAAAGGCAGAGGAACACAATTAAACACCGGAGCAAAAATAGCATCGGGTGATATTTTTATTTTTCTGCACGCCGACACTTATCTTCCTGTTAATGCTTTAAAATTAATTGATGATCTTTTTGAAGATGAAAAAGTTCAGATTGCCAGATTCAAGCTTGGGTTTGATTTTCAAAGTAAGCTATTAGATCTTTACACTAAATTATCAAAATATAATTCTCTGTTCACGAGATTTGGCGATTCTGCAATCATAATCAGGAAGGAATTTTTTTATAAACTAAATGGATTTGCTGACAGAGGAACATTTGAAGATGTTGAGTTTTTTAATCGAGCATCAAAATTTTTTAAGATAAAGTTAATAAATCAGCATGTGGAATCTTCTGCAAGAAGATTTATTTCTGTTGGAGTTCTCAGGCAACAATTATTAAATATTTTTCTATTTACAGGTTATTTATTTAAACTTGATAAAAGTACTTTGAGCTTTATGTATAATAATGTATCAACTAAAAAGCTGAATAATGCGTTGATAATCTTTTTGCGATTTCCTAAAACAGGCGAAGTTAAAACAAGATTGGCAAAAACTACCTCAACTGATTTTGCGGTAAAGTTCTATAAATCGTGTGCAGAAAACATTGTTAAAAATGTTAAGAAAATTTCCGGCATAAATCGGTTTGCATTTTATTCAAACGAAGATGAAAAAGAAAAGATTACGAAATGGCTTGGCAGTAAATTATTTTATTCACCTCAGCAGGGAGCTGATCTTGGAACAAGAATGAAAAATGCTTTTCAAAAAGTTTTTTCTACCGGTGCAAAAAAAGCAATTATCATCGGAACAGATGTTCCGGATTTATCAATTGATATAATAACTAATGCTTTTAATCTACTTGATTCGAATGATGCAGTTATTGGTCCTGCAAAGGATGGCGGTTATTACTTGCTTGGTATAAAGAAAATGTATTCTGAATTATTCGACGGCATTGAATACAGCACAGATAAAGTATTTTCCGAAACATTAGACAGAATGGAGAAATTAAATCTATCTTACCAACTGCTTCCCGAACTTCAGGATATTGACACAGAAGAAGACTTGATAAGATGGCTTAACGAATCAAATCATCACGATATTAAAAAAGAAATTAAACTGGCTTACGAAACTATTTAG
- a CDS encoding NAD(P)-binding domain-containing protein — MSFLSKYFNWLQKDVPTGEVEKYPEINENGETSVKGIFIIGDLTGIPLLKLAAESGKKIIEQFSSDSEFQKLRQSNNDKNIYDVIIVGAGPAGISAGLEASKKNFSFKILESAKKFNTIINFPKGKPIIAAPDDYQQQSDLKINDGVKESLIQELNEQIKNLDLPIKEGVMVEKIEKEGNHFNLVTSNGNYKSLRVILAIGKSGNARMLNVPGEDLPKVYNRLIDPNDAKGEDVLVVGGGDSALETAIAVSHCAKSVTVSYRKPAFARPKQQNEQKLKELVEQGKIKLLLETNVKEVKENSVVLLDKNKKEIEIPNSMVFTMIGKELPIQFFKRSNIKMEGELSLTSKLQFALLLLFAGVLYFGKSSEDYYEKFFGKLDSWGAVFGSLFTSEFWSKFFSLPSVILIDLFNNSKVWSVAKYINAFIAYISLIGFVLLGVYLLYKFLKDYLPQIKFNWQTFKYFYFISIGIFFAFVFFGGRYFGVEVLGKPQSFWYTGLYSLTILLFGLRRMKMKPTKYIKYQTWTLILIQALPLFILPEFVFPFLGKIGALGGKDGFMLTQVFPGESYWRSYGFILAWPLFLSNMYSSSPTAFWVVFSFIQTFVFIPYIVYRWGKGAYCGWICSCGALAETLGDEYRTLAPHGPKAKKWENFGQWALLAAFVVTGLKLLSGLYDFNIPIINEKVSYTANFLHNFYYIGIDVIFAGVLGVGVYFFLSGRVWCRFGCPLAAWMHMVSRFSRYRIFSDKKKCISCNICTKVCHMGIDVMNFANKGIPMNDVECVRCSACVVNCPTEVLYFGSLPEADTNNELYKNIELPVLNKNDWRSGL; from the coding sequence ATGAGTTTCCTATCTAAATATTTTAACTGGCTTCAAAAAGATGTGCCGACAGGTGAAGTTGAAAAGTATCCTGAAATAAATGAAAATGGTGAAACATCAGTCAAGGGAATTTTTATTATCGGCGATCTTACAGGAATTCCGCTTCTTAAATTAGCGGCTGAAAGCGGCAAGAAAATTATTGAGCAATTCAGCAGTGATTCTGAATTTCAAAAGCTAAGGCAGTCAAACAATGATAAAAATATTTATGATGTTATTATCGTCGGAGCTGGTCCCGCTGGTATTTCTGCTGGACTTGAAGCATCAAAGAAAAATTTTAGTTTTAAAATTCTTGAATCAGCTAAAAAGTTTAATACGATAATCAACTTTCCTAAAGGTAAACCAATCATTGCAGCACCGGATGATTATCAACAGCAATCTGATTTAAAAATTAATGATGGTGTTAAAGAATCTTTAATTCAGGAACTGAATGAGCAGATTAAAAATCTTGATCTTCCGATTAAAGAAGGAGTGATGGTTGAAAAAATTGAAAAAGAAGGAAACCATTTTAACCTTGTTACTTCAAATGGAAATTATAAATCACTAAGAGTAATCCTTGCAATCGGTAAATCTGGAAATGCAAGAATGCTTAATGTGCCCGGCGAAGATTTACCAAAAGTTTACAACAGATTGATTGATCCAAATGATGCAAAAGGAGAAGATGTACTTGTGGTTGGCGGCGGCGACTCAGCACTCGAAACTGCAATTGCTGTTTCTCATTGTGCAAAGTCAGTCACCGTTTCTTATAGAAAACCTGCATTCGCAAGACCTAAACAACAAAATGAACAAAAGCTTAAAGAGTTAGTTGAACAAGGCAAAATAAAACTGCTTCTTGAAACCAATGTTAAAGAAGTAAAAGAAAATTCTGTTGTATTGCTTGATAAGAACAAAAAAGAAATTGAAATACCTAACTCGATGGTTTTCACAATGATTGGTAAAGAATTGCCGATTCAGTTTTTCAAGCGAAGCAATATCAAAATGGAAGGTGAATTGTCTTTAACTTCCAAATTACAATTTGCACTGCTTCTTTTGTTTGCAGGTGTTTTATACTTCGGTAAAAGCAGCGAGGATTATTACGAAAAGTTTTTTGGCAAACTTGATTCTTGGGGAGCAGTATTTGGAAGTCTGTTTACTTCTGAGTTCTGGAGTAAGTTCTTTTCTCTTCCTTCTGTTATCCTCATAGATCTTTTTAACAACTCAAAGGTTTGGAGCGTAGCAAAATATATTAATGCTTTTATCGCATACATATCTCTGATCGGGTTTGTTCTTCTTGGTGTTTATCTGCTTTATAAATTTTTAAAAGATTATTTGCCGCAGATAAAATTCAATTGGCAGACATTTAAGTATTTCTATTTTATCTCAATAGGAATTTTCTTCGCCTTTGTTTTCTTTGGCGGAAGATATTTCGGAGTTGAGGTTCTTGGCAAGCCGCAATCTTTCTGGTACACTGGTTTATATTCTCTTACCATCTTACTTTTTGGTTTACGAAGAATGAAAATGAAACCAACAAAGTATATTAAATATCAGACCTGGACACTTATCTTAATACAAGCTTTACCATTATTCATTTTGCCGGAGTTTGTTTTTCCGTTTCTTGGAAAGATAGGTGCACTCGGTGGAAAAGATGGTTTTATGTTAACGCAAGTTTTTCCTGGCGAAAGTTACTGGCGTTCTTACGGTTTTATTTTAGCTTGGCCACTGTTTTTAAGTAATATGTACAGCTCAAGTCCGACTGCATTTTGGGTTGTGTTCAGTTTTATTCAGACTTTTGTTTTCATACCATACATAGTTTACAGATGGGGCAAAGGAGCTTATTGCGGATGGATTTGTTCGTGCGGTGCACTTGCTGAAACTCTTGGTGATGAATACAGAACTTTAGCACCTCACGGTCCAAAAGCAAAGAAGTGGGAAAACTTTGGTCAGTGGGCTTTGCTCGCTGCATTTGTAGTTACCGGATTAAAATTGTTAAGCGGATTATATGATTTTAATATTCCAATTATAAATGAAAAAGTTTCATATACTGCCAACTTTCTGCACAATTTTTATTATATCGGAATTGATGTGATTTTTGCCGGTGTACTTGGTGTTGGTGTTTACTTCTTTTTAAGCGGAAGAGTTTGGTGCCGTTTCGGATGTCCGCTTGCAGCGTGGATGCATATGGTAAGCAGATTTTCACGATACAGAATTTTTTCAGATAAGAAAAAGTGTATCTCCTGCAACATTTGTACAAAGGTTTGTCATATGGGAATTGATGTTATGAACTTTGCTAATAAAGGTATTCCGATGAATGATGTTGAGTGTGTTCGATGTTCTGCTTGTGTGGTGAATTGTCCAACAGAAGTTTTATACTTCGGCTCATTACCAGAAGCAGATACAAACAATGAGCTTTACAAAAATATTGAACTGCCTGTTCTTAATAAGAATGATTGGCGAAGTGGGTTGTAA
- a CDS encoding 6-phosphofructokinase, translating to MAKKNEIRRIGILTGGGDCPGLNAVIRGVTKPAEDYGMTVFGILDGFEGLVEGKAKELTNQDVSGILARGGTILGSSNKGDPFHWPVEVAGKIEIQDKSQAALNNYKAWNLDALIAIGGDGTMHICDKLSHMGMNVIGVPKTIDNDLEATDLTFGHDSAVYVVATSLDRLHTTAASHHRVLVVEVMGRYAGWIALNGGLAGGADIILIPEIPFSWEKVYAKIKERELMGKKFSLVCVAEGAKPLGGEIVTRGTDIKRTDPVQLGGIGKVVADKIEENTGRETRVTVLGHLQRGGSPTPFDRILSTKFGAFAIDLVAQKKFGRMVALKGSEIKSVRIEDAISRQKLVKPDDQAVIAARRVGISFGD from the coding sequence ATGGCTAAAAAGAATGAAATAAGGAGAATAGGAATATTAACCGGAGGAGGAGATTGTCCCGGACTTAATGCTGTTATCAGGGGTGTTACAAAACCTGCTGAGGATTATGGAATGACAGTATTTGGCATTCTTGATGGTTTCGAAGGATTGGTGGAAGGGAAAGCTAAAGAACTTACTAATCAGGATGTTTCGGGAATTTTGGCAAGGGGAGGGACAATACTTGGCTCATCAAACAAAGGCGACCCGTTTCATTGGCCTGTAGAAGTTGCTGGTAAGATAGAAATACAGGATAAATCGCAAGCAGCATTGAATAATTATAAGGCCTGGAATCTTGATGCTCTTATTGCAATCGGTGGTGATGGAACGATGCACATTTGTGATAAACTTTCACATATGGGTATGAATGTAATCGGAGTGCCTAAAACTATTGATAATGATTTGGAAGCAACGGATTTAACATTTGGACACGATTCCGCAGTTTATGTAGTTGCAACTTCTCTCGACAGATTACACACAACTGCCGCATCCCATCACAGAGTACTGGTGGTTGAAGTTATGGGCAGATACGCAGGTTGGATTGCACTGAACGGTGGACTCGCTGGTGGTGCCGATATAATTTTAATTCCCGAAATTCCTTTCTCGTGGGAAAAAGTTTATGCTAAGATTAAGGAAAGAGAATTAATGGGTAAGAAGTTCAGTCTTGTCTGTGTTGCAGAAGGAGCAAAACCACTTGGTGGTGAAATTGTAACAAGAGGAACTGACATTAAAAGAACTGATCCTGTTCAGCTTGGAGGAATTGGAAAAGTTGTAGCTGATAAAATAGAGGAAAACACAGGCAGAGAAACCAGAGTAACTGTGCTTGGTCATTTGCAGAGAGGTGGAAGTCCAACCCCTTTTGACAGAATTCTCTCTACTAAATTTGGTGCATTCGCAATAGATTTGGTTGCTCAGAAAAAGTTTGGACGAATGGTTGCATTAAAAGGAAGTGAAATTAAAAGCGTAAGAATTGAAGATGCTATATCAAGACAAAAACTGGTAAAACCTGATGATCAGGCTGTGATAGCTGCCCGAAGAGTAGGCATTTCATTCGGAGATTGA
- a CDS encoding ribonuclease HIII, which produces MQSSFQNQHSKIEQKALQEIQSVRNVLLKDGYLVDEPTKKQYNYEINISNGKDKLKFLAYFGKKGIKNVLQGNLNSDFYKKIDAIINSKFNFKSEEITEPENYIGSDESGKGDFFGPLVVTAFAFDNKIKSDLSDLNIKDSKELSDDDIRKISFKIRERFSDRISVIEIKPKRYNELYESFKNLNSILIWAHTKAIGELLKKFNYTNLVIDKFCNEDLIRTELNKKLNNYNLLLTEKAERFNGVAIASIIARERLLFWFERKSAELKLELPLGASEKVNNVASHIKEKFGNEVLSELIKFHFKNFKNI; this is translated from the coding sequence ATGCAATCATCATTCCAAAATCAGCACTCGAAAATTGAGCAAAAAGCTCTGCAGGAAATTCAAAGTGTAAGAAATGTTCTTCTGAAAGATGGTTATTTAGTAGACGAACCGACTAAAAAACAATACAACTATGAAATCAATATTAGCAATGGAAAAGATAAGCTTAAATTTCTGGCTTACTTTGGTAAAAAAGGAATTAAGAATGTATTGCAAGGTAATCTGAACTCTGATTTTTATAAAAAGATAGACGCTATAATTAATTCGAAATTTAACTTTAAATCTGAAGAAATAACGGAACCTGAAAACTATATCGGCTCAGATGAAAGCGGTAAGGGCGATTTCTTTGGTCCGCTTGTAGTGACAGCTTTTGCTTTTGATAATAAAATCAAATCAGATTTATCTGATCTAAATATTAAAGATAGCAAAGAACTCTCCGATGATGATATTAGAAAAATATCATTTAAAATTCGGGAAAGATTTTCTGACAGAATTTCAGTTATCGAAATAAAACCTAAAAGGTATAACGAACTATATGAAAGTTTCAAAAACTTAAACTCGATTCTTATTTGGGCGCATACAAAAGCAATTGGAGAACTGCTTAAGAAATTCAATTATACAAATTTGGTAATTGATAAATTTTGTAATGAAGACTTAATAAGAACAGAGTTAAACAAAAAATTAAATAATTATAATCTATTACTTACAGAAAAAGCAGAACGATTTAATGGAGTTGCAATCGCATCAATTATTGCAAGGGAAAGATTATTATTTTGGTTTGAAAGGAAAAGTGCCGAATTAAAATTAGAATTACCTTTAGGTGCATCTGAAAAGGTAAATAATGTTGCAAGTCACATAAAAGAAAAATTTGGGAACGAAGTTTTAAGTGAATTAATTAAATTTCATTTCAAAAATTTTAAGAACATTTAG
- a CDS encoding septal ring lytic transglycosylase RlpA family protein, which translates to MKELKVIFLTLLIIFFTACSASKRFTSDKDDENYEFNTPDEEGLEFVEQGIASYYADEYHGKKTASGEIYNMNDLTAAHPTLPFGIKLLVKNLKNNKTVIVRVNDRMPAIKGRVIDLSLAAAKKIDMISDGTVEVKIYKLGK; encoded by the coding sequence ATGAAAGAATTAAAAGTTATTTTTTTAACTCTCTTAATAATATTCTTTACTGCCTGCTCTGCAAGCAAAAGATTCACTTCTGACAAGGATGATGAAAATTATGAATTTAATACTCCTGATGAAGAAGGATTAGAATTTGTTGAACAAGGAATTGCTTCATATTATGCTGATGAATATCACGGAAAGAAAACTGCAAGCGGTGAGATTTATAATATGAATGATCTTACAGCTGCTCATCCGACTTTACCATTTGGAATTAAGTTGCTTGTAAAAAATCTTAAAAACAATAAGACAGTTATAGTTAGAGTAAATGACAGAATGCCGGCTATCAAAGGAAGAGTTATTGATTTATCGCTTGCTGCTGCTAAAAAGATAGATATGATTTCTGATGGAACTGTTGAAGTAAAAATTTATAAGTTGGGGAAATAA
- a CDS encoding RsmE family RNA methyltransferase has protein sequence MEKQNGYLTLELLSDIQLFYSEEVSSDSIILSNDEFHHCTKVLRKKIGNQIFITDGKGKIYNCTIETIGKKELKAVINSSISFEEKFPNYIFCIPLLHNKDRFRFAIEKLIEQGITRIFLFKAQRAVAEKINIDKLNKIAIETLKQSLQSILPEFKFVSSLEELNYYKGHKIIFDQKSELKFDKKFINESEPHYFIFGPEGGLTEEETESLLDKNIFSLADNRLRSETAIIKVASILTL, from the coding sequence TTGGAAAAACAGAATGGATATTTGACCTTGGAGTTGCTTTCTGACATACAGCTTTTTTATTCTGAAGAAGTTTCATCAGACTCAATTATACTGAGCAATGATGAATTTCATCACTGCACAAAAGTATTAAGGAAAAAAATTGGCAATCAAATTTTTATAACTGATGGAAAAGGGAAAATTTATAATTGCACAATTGAAACAATTGGAAAGAAAGAATTAAAAGCTGTAATCAATTCATCTATTTCTTTCGAGGAAAAATTTCCAAATTACATTTTCTGCATTCCTTTACTTCATAACAAAGACAGGTTCAGATTTGCAATTGAAAAACTAATTGAGCAAGGAATAACCAGAATTTTTTTATTCAAAGCTCAGCGGGCAGTCGCGGAGAAAATTAATATCGATAAGTTGAATAAAATTGCAATCGAGACTCTTAAACAATCTTTGCAATCAATATTACCGGAATTTAAATTCGTTTCATCTTTGGAAGAACTTAATTATTACAAAGGGCACAAAATAATTTTTGATCAGAAAAGTGAACTTAAATTTGATAAGAAATTTATTAATGAAAGTGAGCCGCACTATTTTATCTTCGGACCTGAAGGCGGATTAACTGAAGAGGAAACAGAATCGCTATTAGACAAAAACATTTTCTCATTAGCTGATAACCGATTACGAAGTGAAACAGCTATAATAAAAGTTGCATCAATTTTAACTTTATGA